In one window of Gudongella oleilytica DNA:
- a CDS encoding YvrJ family protein → MEEIYSSVANLGFPIVISVYLLVRIEGKLDQLTKSINELAQAIAK, encoded by the coding sequence GTGGAAGAAATATATTCCAGCGTCGCCAATCTTGGTTTTCCGATCGTAATTTCAGTCTATCTTCTGGTGAGGATAGAAGGAAAGCTGGATCAGCTTACTAAGAGTATAAATGAGCTGGCGCAGGCAATAGCTAAATAA
- a CDS encoding MSCRAMM family protein, with amino-acid sequence MKLGIRKFLTILVALSMILSMHVSLAAAGGGNLELGDPYEFLVKFEWKGNDWEAEGNSNGVTVTGSAISVSFKSETPIYAVVIKGATDNDTVYFNGVYRGELDNLGLSNPGGNPDISNISFYTMTDEEPWEGTIKIIKSFEEGDDHPLYGVSFTLSDGQGFLVDESTNSDGEAVFEKVPAGTYTLTENVPQGYTSSLGNGITIELPDAADNQNYLEISVKNSLIDDEEEEFGSLKVHKGIMRISGSVDANLGDGEFKVRLTSPQGEDSEVRELTIKNPADHVVFEDLPFGIYTLEEIDAYHPELEFSDYYFANSGNQNHDVISNEVTIDSENEIEIWLINKVGDPWEGNIRVIKSIPGVQAPNELLEGFEFTLSGPNDYEETASTDEYGEAEFTGLAEGEYLLEEDDYVGYTSSIPDGFTIDLPYDADEENDNYAIVRVTNTPIPDDWKGVIRVEKSITGEDDPDLSGIEFTLSAEGMQDLTQSTNSSGIVEFINLPEGIYTLTEDVPEGYRSSLPSEGLEIELPEEANENDIVTVQVTNRLIPDAELGEIEVAKIVQNRLGSTMTSDNTRFYFELQMLGEGWITIDSGSILGNGTLVFNNLEDGEYRVREVNIDDDFNLISPNNILVEIEDGSSEEVEFVNRERPLPPDDDDDDEEEEDEPEDEPENEPEVLEITVVEPIPEATPTPEPEPVIEVVEEVIPLATLPKTGTFDSSTLGGIGAALLGLGLLLKKKED; translated from the coding sequence ATGAAACTAGGCATAAGAAAATTTCTGACCATCCTTGTAGCTTTATCAATGATATTAAGCATGCATGTATCTTTAGCTGCAGCAGGTGGCGGTAATCTTGAGCTTGGAGACCCTTATGAGTTCCTTGTTAAGTTTGAATGGAAAGGAAACGACTGGGAAGCAGAGGGAAACTCCAACGGTGTAACTGTAACGGGTAGTGCAATCAGCGTAAGCTTTAAAAGTGAAACACCCATATATGCAGTTGTAATTAAAGGGGCTACCGACAATGACACCGTATATTTTAATGGTGTTTACAGGGGAGAATTAGATAATTTAGGTTTAAGTAATCCTGGTGGAAACCCTGATATTTCCAATATATCCTTTTACACTATGACGGATGAGGAGCCTTGGGAAGGCACTATTAAGATAATAAAATCATTTGAAGAAGGTGATGATCATCCACTTTATGGGGTCTCGTTTACATTAAGTGATGGCCAAGGTTTCTTAGTTGATGAATCAACAAACAGCGACGGTGAAGCTGTATTCGAGAAGGTACCTGCTGGGACCTATACTTTAACAGAAAATGTTCCTCAAGGTTATACCAGCAGCCTTGGTAATGGTATTACAATCGAGCTTCCAGATGCTGCTGATAACCAAAATTATTTAGAAATTAGCGTTAAAAATTCCTTAATTGATGATGAGGAGGAGGAATTTGGAAGTTTGAAGGTCCACAAAGGGATCATGAGAATTAGCGGCAGCGTTGATGCAAATCTTGGCGATGGAGAGTTTAAAGTCAGACTGACAAGCCCACAGGGCGAAGACAGTGAAGTTAGAGAGCTTACAATTAAAAACCCTGCTGATCATGTAGTGTTTGAGGACTTGCCATTTGGAATCTATACTTTGGAGGAAATTGATGCATACCATCCTGAACTTGAGTTCAGCGACTACTATTTTGCGAATTCAGGAAATCAGAATCATGATGTGATAAGCAATGAGGTGACAATAGACAGCGAGAATGAAATCGAAATCTGGCTTATCAATAAGGTTGGAGATCCCTGGGAAGGAAATATCCGAGTAATCAAATCAATCCCAGGGGTACAGGCACCTAATGAATTGCTTGAAGGCTTCGAGTTCACACTTTCAGGACCTAACGATTATGAAGAGACTGCATCAACTGATGAATATGGCGAAGCAGAATTTACAGGACTTGCAGAAGGAGAATACCTCCTGGAGGAAGATGACTACGTGGGTTACACTTCAAGTATACCTGATGGTTTTACTATAGATCTTCCTTATGATGCAGATGAAGAAAATGATAACTATGCTATAGTTAGAGTTACTAATACACCAATACCTGATGATTGGAAAGGTGTAATAAGAGTCGAGAAAAGTATAACTGGTGAGGATGATCCTGATCTTTCGGGTATTGAATTCACATTATCAGCTGAGGGTATGCAAGACTTAACCCAATCAACCAACTCTTCAGGTATCGTCGAATTCATAAACCTACCTGAAGGGATATATACCCTTACAGAAGATGTTCCTGAAGGCTATAGATCATCTCTGCCTAGTGAAGGTCTTGAGATAGAACTCCCTGAGGAAGCAAATGAAAATGACATAGTTACCGTTCAGGTAACGAACAGATTAATTCCAGATGCTGAGCTTGGGGAAATTGAAGTTGCTAAGATCGTACAAAACAGGTTAGGTAGTACAATGACCAGCGACAATACAAGATTCTACTTCGAACTTCAAATGCTTGGAGAAGGCTGGATAACAATAGATTCTGGATCGATCCTGGGCAATGGCACTCTTGTATTTAATAATCTTGAGGATGGAGAATACAGAGTCAGAGAGGTAAATATTGACGATGATTTCAATTTGATCTCTCCAAATAACATTTTGGTCGAGATTGAAGATGGTTCCTCTGAGGAAGTTGAATTTGTGAACAGAGAGAGACCACTCCCACCGGATGATGATGACGATGACGAGGAAGAAGAGGATGAACCGGAGGATGAACCGGAGAATGAACCGGAGGTTCTTGAAATAACAGTAGTAGAACCCATTCCTGAAGCAACTCCTACTCCTGAGCCTGAGCCAGTTATAGAGGTTGTTGAAGAAGTAATACCATTAGCAACACTTCCTAAGACCGGCACATTTGATTCTTCTACACTTGGCGGAATAGGTGCAGCACTTCTTGGGCTTGGATTGTTGCTTAAGAAAAAAGAAGATTAG
- a CDS encoding DUF1659 domain-containing protein produces the protein MATAANISKKSLKLELDGGIVDGKQKVASKLFTNVKTDATDENLHISGQAIAGLQEKGLLKVKKVEEYEFSEV, from the coding sequence ATGGCAACAGCAGCGAATATTTCTAAGAAATCCCTGAAGCTTGAGCTGGATGGAGGAATCGTTGACGGTAAGCAAAAAGTAGCTTCCAAGCTATTTACTAACGTCAAGACAGACGCAACTGACGAGAATCTTCATATCAGTGGTCAGGCGATCGCAGGGCTTCAGGAGAAGGGCCTTCTTAAGGTCAAGAAGGTAGAAGAGTACGAATTCTCAGAGGTGTAA
- a CDS encoding 5'-nucleotidase C-terminal domain-containing protein, translating into MLRNKRVISFALSFVLLLGLVLIPDQFAFAEEVQTLTIVHVNDVHGRVEENAGSKELGFAKLKTKVDLLKEEDPNLLFLNAGDALHGTTIVNLTSGEQMVEIMNAMGFDAMTPGNHDFNYGYEQLMKLKGMAEFPILGANIVHEDSGDSDFDPYVIYTMDNGLKVGIFGLGTDETKYKSNPKNTEGIEFLDVVETGKEMVDELEDKADIIIALVHLGDDASSVNTSVKLANEVEGIDLIVDGHSHTLLPEGNLVNGTLIVQAESYTKNIGIVKMEITDGELTKATASLMPYEEAATLEADEEIVSMIAETKAVNDPIVSVVVGKTLVELDGVREHVRAGETNLGNLITDAMRISTGADVAFTNGGGIRASIDAGDITVNEVLTSFPFTNTLAVIDVTGAELKAAIEHGVKDFPAPAGQFPHVSGMKYTFDAGKPAGERVTEVMIGDEALDPAKTYKVVTNDFMAVGGDGYTMFANKPFVGEGGLLSDVLMEYIEANPEINPAVEGRITAIPAPPAPAPEPEPAPTPAPKHIEYIVKPGDWLSKIGIKYGVDWKVLAEHNNLKNPDLIFPNQVIMIPQ; encoded by the coding sequence ATGTTACGAAACAAAAGAGTAATAAGCTTTGCATTGTCATTTGTGTTATTGTTAGGACTTGTGCTGATTCCTGATCAGTTTGCATTTGCAGAGGAGGTGCAGACCCTTACGATAGTTCATGTGAATGACGTTCATGGCAGAGTAGAGGAAAATGCTGGCAGCAAGGAGCTTGGCTTTGCTAAGCTAAAGACCAAGGTAGATCTTCTTAAGGAAGAGGATCCAAATCTTCTGTTTCTAAATGCAGGAGATGCACTTCATGGTACTACAATCGTCAATCTGACAAGTGGTGAGCAGATGGTGGAGATCATGAACGCAATGGGCTTTGATGCAATGACTCCAGGTAACCATGATTTCAATTATGGTTACGAGCAATTGATGAAACTTAAGGGAATGGCAGAATTTCCAATTCTTGGCGCAAATATAGTCCATGAGGATAGTGGGGATTCAGATTTTGATCCTTACGTGATCTATACAATGGACAATGGATTAAAGGTTGGTATTTTTGGATTAGGGACCGATGAAACCAAATACAAGTCAAACCCTAAAAATACAGAAGGAATAGAATTCCTGGATGTTGTTGAAACCGGGAAGGAAATGGTGGATGAACTTGAGGATAAAGCTGATATCATTATAGCGCTAGTCCACCTTGGAGACGATGCTTCCTCTGTTAATACATCAGTAAAGCTTGCCAACGAAGTTGAGGGCATAGACCTTATAGTTGATGGTCACAGCCATACTCTTCTTCCTGAAGGGAATTTGGTTAATGGTACTCTGATAGTACAGGCAGAGTCATACACCAAGAATATTGGTATTGTAAAAATGGAAATAACTGATGGTGAGCTGACCAAAGCTACTGCCAGCTTGATGCCTTACGAAGAAGCTGCAACACTTGAAGCGGATGAGGAAATAGTCTCGATGATAGCAGAGACTAAAGCCGTAAACGACCCAATCGTAAGTGTTGTTGTAGGAAAGACACTTGTGGAGCTTGATGGTGTAAGAGAGCATGTAAGAGCTGGTGAAACAAACCTTGGAAATCTTATTACAGATGCCATGAGAATCTCTACCGGAGCAGATGTAGCTTTTACAAACGGCGGTGGTATAAGAGCATCCATTGATGCGGGTGATATAACCGTTAATGAAGTATTGACATCCTTCCCATTCACAAATACTCTGGCAGTAATAGATGTAACTGGTGCCGAGTTAAAGGCAGCAATTGAGCACGGCGTCAAGGATTTTCCTGCTCCTGCCGGACAATTCCCGCATGTAAGTGGAATGAAGTATACCTTTGATGCAGGCAAGCCTGCAGGGGAAAGAGTTACTGAGGTAATGATAGGTGATGAAGCCCTTGATCCTGCAAAGACCTACAAGGTTGTGACAAATGACTTCATGGCTGTAGGCGGTGATGGTTATACAATGTTTGCTAATAAGCCATTTGTTGGTGAAGGCGGATTACTGTCTGATGTACTAATGGAATACATTGAAGCTAATCCGGAAATCAACCCAGCTGTTGAAGGTAGGATCACAGCTATACCTGCTCCTCCAGCACCAGCACCAGAGCCAGAACCAGCACCCACACCTGCTCCAAAACACATCGAGTATATTGTAAAACCAGGAGACTGGTTGTCGAAGATCGGTATAAAATATGGTGTGGACTGGAAGGTCCTTGCTGAGCATAATAACCTGAAGAACCCTGACTTGATATTCCCTAACCAAGTCATAATGATACCACAATAG
- a CDS encoding DUF2922 domain-containing protein, translated as MDKTKLEMDFLDALNKNYRMSIDAPRADLTATEVSDAMDVIVSAGVFKSTNGDLVGAVGARVVTTTVSEMEI; from the coding sequence ATGGATAAAACTAAGCTTGAAATGGACTTTCTGGATGCATTGAATAAGAATTACAGGATGAGTATCGATGCTCCCAGGGCTGATCTAACTGCAACTGAGGTATCGGATGCAATGGATGTCATAGTTAGTGCAGGCGTCTTCAAGTCCACCAATGGTGACCTTGTCGGAGCAGTTGGAGCAAGGGTAGTGACAACTACTGTGAGTGAAATGGAAATTTAA
- a CDS encoding O-antigen ligase family protein produces the protein MGKKNKSSSSKKLKYDLALVVPLILVISIVPLIVYLKIVPVDDVMLLFTNGKENFDFFSYFKMQWLLIITLLGSIYYAVRAFLSENVLIRKTKSYYLMAAYLVFALLSTLFAEYKSVALTGFVDRYEGLFVLAAYIALTFLAFNTIDNERQLKSILVALGISSILMTILGLTQFMDKDFFMTDFGKRLILPGRYEHIADELNFTFAGSRTVYGTLYNINYVGVYMSLVFAVNSTLAILLKSDKYKLFFILTSLASFLMLLGSRSRAGMFSIAVYALLALIFFRTQIRTRWKSFLGIIVALALVFFGVNTARDGYYTNILKAGLNSLTTVHEADFKDIVLEDNTATIHFKDYSLKIAAEESGFQFYDENNNLLKTTFADNVYKVADEPYNKHTFTLKTMEKRYVILDSTVATNRGSRVIRFVVDNDTKIKVLGYRGEFLDDIKAPSFGFEGREQMASNRGYIWSRSIPMLKDTILWGHGPDTYALHFPNNDFVGKFLGFSNLNTVVDKPHNLYLQIAINTGVTSLIAFLVLTGAYVIDGFKLFINRKEYTGFIDVAGLGILMSVIVYLFTGLTNDSIVSVAPVFWILLGSGMAVNYKLREENQN, from the coding sequence TTGGGCAAGAAAAATAAATCATCTTCCTCAAAAAAGTTAAAATATGACTTGGCTTTGGTAGTGCCCTTAATCCTTGTAATCTCGATAGTTCCATTGATAGTCTACCTGAAGATAGTTCCTGTGGACGATGTGATGTTGTTGTTCACCAATGGAAAAGAGAATTTTGACTTTTTCTCTTATTTTAAAATGCAGTGGCTGCTCATAATAACCCTTTTAGGATCAATTTATTACGCAGTCCGAGCATTTTTAAGCGAAAACGTACTTATCAGAAAAACTAAAAGCTATTATTTAATGGCAGCATATCTTGTATTTGCATTGCTATCAACCCTTTTTGCAGAGTATAAGAGTGTTGCTCTCACAGGCTTTGTTGATCGCTATGAAGGCTTATTTGTTTTGGCTGCTTATATTGCCTTGACATTTCTGGCATTTAACACTATCGACAACGAAAGACAGCTAAAATCAATACTGGTTGCGCTAGGAATTTCATCAATTCTAATGACAATACTTGGACTCACCCAGTTTATGGATAAGGACTTCTTTATGACAGACTTTGGAAAAAGGCTGATACTCCCAGGAAGGTACGAACATATCGCCGATGAACTTAATTTTACATTTGCAGGCTCAAGGACCGTTTATGGTACACTGTACAACATAAACTATGTAGGGGTTTACATGAGTCTGGTGTTTGCTGTAAATAGCACACTTGCTATTCTACTAAAGTCTGATAAGTACAAGCTATTCTTCATATTAACAAGCTTAGCTTCATTCCTTATGCTTCTTGGATCAAGATCAAGAGCAGGGATGTTCAGTATTGCAGTTTATGCACTGTTAGCTCTTATATTTTTCAGGACTCAGATACGTACGCGATGGAAGTCATTCTTGGGAATAATTGTTGCATTAGCATTAGTATTCTTCGGTGTGAATACAGCCAGGGACGGGTACTACACGAATATCTTGAAGGCCGGCTTGAACTCTCTAACAACAGTACATGAGGCTGATTTCAAGGATATAGTATTGGAAGATAATACTGCAACTATTCACTTTAAGGACTATTCCCTTAAAATAGCTGCAGAAGAAAGCGGTTTTCAATTCTATGACGAAAATAACAACTTGTTGAAGACAACATTCGCAGACAATGTATACAAGGTAGCTGATGAACCATATAACAAACACACCTTTACTCTTAAAACAATGGAAAAACGATATGTAATCCTCGATTCAACAGTTGCCACAAACCGTGGAAGTAGAGTTATTAGATTTGTTGTGGATAATGATACCAAAATCAAGGTACTTGGCTATAGAGGGGAATTCCTTGATGATATCAAGGCACCAAGCTTTGGTTTTGAGGGAAGAGAACAAATGGCTTCTAACAGAGGTTATATCTGGTCAAGGTCCATACCAATGCTTAAGGACACAATATTATGGGGGCATGGACCTGATACTTATGCATTGCACTTCCCAAATAACGATTTTGTAGGAAAGTTTCTGGGTTTTAGTAATTTAAACACAGTTGTAGATAAACCTCACAATCTATACCTTCAAATAGCGATAAATACAGGCGTTACATCGTTAATCGCTTTTCTTGTGTTAACAGGAGCTTATGTAATTGACGGATTTAAGCTGTTTATCAACCGCAAGGAGTATACAGGTTTCATTGATGTAGCGGGACTGGGAATCCTTATGTCTGTCATAGTATACTTATTTACAGGCCTCACAAATGACAGCATTGTCTCAGTAGCACCGGTATTCTGGATACTGTTGGGATCAGGGATGGCTGTAAACTATAAGCTGAGGGAAGAAAATCAAAATTAG
- a CDS encoding S-layer homology domain-containing protein yields MKRLLSLTLAIIMLFGMTMDAAAASPYTKEGEFLKDIGVLKGGTDGDLMLESNLTREQMVVLISRLYGKESEAEGYLSTNTFTDLRPENKYYIPFIIWAKDQGLIQGMTASTFGIGQTVTTQQFQTVLLRALGYTEEAKDWYNVPAFSVEIGLMKGLNFNSDAKLNRGQVAAMLVNALSLIPKGETSPLAVKLRVVSAPETEDTTDTTATEPEDKIILPSLQGSFGYINTIMLTFNKEMNESLITNKTNYTITQKGKELPLPEGTTLMLGKDKMTLTITLPQTIDGVYTIVGLDDSVMALKAIGLMDTEGNRTDPSIIKVEFDDISAGLGKAVDYDKAYPGKKAALTDIRNIKIRFNVPIAAANTEDFSVPGRSVERVVIDGTNIITLRLDDSDETFIEDGYIEIAKDNKIMTALGSPVEGMKLQLIDMVPPALMSDEADVRRGYIEINFSEPLEKDGAGLYRRDLVITRLSDSVVLGKDEYSTALKSTDPSTMQISLKTDARASYYSIKIVDEPQYIRDLEGNLVLSAEAIETDDDI; encoded by the coding sequence ATGAAGCGACTCTTATCCTTGACTTTAGCAATAATTATGCTATTTGGGATGACGATGGATGCAGCTGCAGCAAGCCCGTATACAAAAGAGGGTGAATTCCTTAAAGATATCGGTGTGTTAAAGGGTGGCACCGACGGAGACCTCATGCTTGAAAGCAACCTGACCCGAGAGCAGATGGTCGTTCTTATCTCCAGGCTCTATGGAAAGGAAAGCGAAGCTGAAGGGTATCTATCCACAAATACTTTCACAGATCTCAGGCCTGAGAACAAATATTATATTCCCTTTATCATCTGGGCAAAGGATCAGGGACTGATCCAGGGTATGACAGCTTCAACCTTTGGAATTGGTCAGACTGTAACTACCCAGCAGTTTCAGACAGTACTGTTGAGAGCTCTTGGTTATACCGAGGAAGCTAAGGATTGGTATAATGTCCCCGCCTTTTCGGTAGAAATAGGCCTTATGAAGGGTTTGAACTTTAACTCAGATGCTAAACTAAACCGAGGTCAGGTTGCAGCTATGCTTGTAAATGCACTAAGCTTGATACCAAAGGGTGAAACATCCCCTTTGGCCGTCAAGCTTAGAGTTGTTTCTGCACCTGAAACAGAGGATACTACAGATACTACGGCTACAGAGCCTGAAGATAAAATAATCCTGCCATCACTTCAGGGAAGCTTTGGATACATAAATACAATTATGCTGACTTTCAACAAGGAAATGAATGAAAGCTTGATCACCAATAAGACTAACTATACCATAACTCAAAAGGGTAAGGAGCTTCCTCTTCCTGAAGGGACAACTCTGATGTTGGGTAAGGATAAAATGACACTGACCATAACCCTGCCACAAACAATAGATGGAGTATATACAATAGTTGGACTTGACGACAGCGTTATGGCACTTAAGGCAATAGGTTTGATGGATACAGAAGGAAACAGAACTGATCCGTCAATAATCAAGGTAGAGTTTGATGATATTTCAGCCGGTCTTGGAAAGGCTGTCGATTACGATAAGGCTTACCCCGGTAAAAAAGCCGCATTAACTGATATTAGGAATATTAAGATAAGGTTCAACGTACCAATAGCTGCTGCAAATACAGAAGACTTCTCAGTACCTGGCAGGAGTGTGGAGCGTGTTGTAATTGATGGAACCAATATAATAACATTAAGGCTTGACGATTCTGATGAAACATTTATAGAGGATGGATATATTGAAATTGCAAAGGATAATAAAATAATGACAGCACTTGGATCTCCTGTTGAGGGAATGAAGCTGCAGCTGATTGACATGGTCCCTCCCGCGCTTATGAGTGATGAAGCGGATGTGAGAAGAGGGTACATTGAGATAAACTTCAGCGAACCTCTTGAAAAGGATGGAGCGGGCCTTTACCGAAGAGATCTTGTTATTACAAGATTGTCCGATAGTGTAGTCTTAGGTAAAGACGAATATTCAACAGCGCTTAAATCTACTGATCCGTCAACTATGCAAATATCCCTTAAAACCGATGCAAGGGCCTCATATTACTCAATAAAAATCGTTGATGAACCCCAATATATAAGGGACTTGGAAGGAAATCTTGTATTATCTGCTGAGGCGATCGAAACTGATGATGACATTTAG
- a CDS encoding S-layer homology domain-containing protein, giving the protein MKRITAKLLVLVMVLTMLPTIVLGESFSDMPKDWSSEALSKAVENGLLTGYNGKLMPEASLTRAQMAAIINRAFGSYASGSIDSYIDVPESKWYRNDMAKAVQMKTFVGSGNMLNPESNITREEAFIVMARAMKLEPSGSMPAGFSDLDEISVWAKGEVFALINAGYVKGSNGLINPKGSITRAEFAQLMHNMIKNYIRSAGEYSEDYTGNVMVSVPGVVLKNMSIKGDLIAGEGIGDGSLILDNVNIEGRLVVRGGGINSIIIKNSSSIGESVIISRYDGAVRVFLEDGTEAEAIYIEDGNDKVIIEGSLETLVINTDIPVELVDAKVGEIKVYAPGAEVSVDKDSKIDSVLVYKEAEGSTITVNGKVVSIVTAASETTIKGKGTVEIIEVMSTGSKSIIDVEADKIVVDSNAKDVTLPEEPVTGGGGGAPYVSPRLTSASLNGTEAVISGDSINVPFSFNDEHSYTISAQFNKAVRIKSVSVDNWDLIQPNVDVPTAYSNPVEAIIEHPITLDHFVKFGNDVTVVVTDGTTDLVFNITLNVPGYN; this is encoded by the coding sequence ATGAAGAGGATTACGGCAAAATTACTGGTACTAGTTATGGTGTTAACCATGCTGCCAACAATCGTTTTGGGAGAGAGCTTCTCTGATATGCCGAAAGATTGGTCATCAGAAGCTTTATCTAAGGCTGTGGAAAACGGGTTGTTGACAGGTTATAATGGCAAGCTGATGCCGGAAGCAAGTCTTACCAGAGCCCAAATGGCTGCCATTATCAACAGGGCATTCGGATCATATGCATCAGGGTCAATAGACAGCTACATAGATGTTCCTGAAAGCAAATGGTATAGAAATGACATGGCTAAGGCCGTACAAATGAAAACATTCGTTGGAAGCGGGAATATGCTGAATCCGGAGTCTAACATAACTCGGGAAGAAGCATTCATAGTAATGGCAAGAGCTATGAAACTTGAGCCCTCAGGCTCTATGCCAGCAGGTTTTTCCGATCTTGATGAAATATCGGTATGGGCAAAAGGCGAGGTATTTGCTTTAATTAATGCTGGCTATGTTAAGGGATCCAATGGACTCATCAATCCTAAAGGCAGCATAACAAGAGCTGAATTTGCCCAGTTGATGCACAATATGATCAAGAATTATATTAGATCAGCAGGAGAATATTCAGAGGATTATACTGGAAATGTAATGGTCAGTGTTCCAGGAGTAGTATTAAAAAATATGTCAATAAAGGGAGACCTTATAGCTGGAGAAGGCATTGGTGATGGTAGTCTTATTCTTGACAATGTAAATATTGAGGGCAGACTGGTAGTAAGGGGTGGAGGAATCAATTCCATAATTATAAAAAATTCTTCATCTATTGGTGAATCTGTAATAATTTCAAGATATGATGGAGCCGTCAGGGTCTTCCTTGAGGATGGTACCGAAGCTGAAGCAATATATATCGAAGATGGTAATGATAAGGTAATAATTGAAGGATCTTTAGAGACTTTGGTAATAAACACTGATATCCCTGTCGAATTAGTTGACGCAAAAGTTGGTGAAATAAAGGTATATGCACCGGGTGCAGAGGTAAGTGTAGATAAGGACTCTAAGATTGACAGCGTTCTTGTTTACAAGGAAGCCGAAGGATCAACCATAACTGTCAATGGAAAAGTTGTCTCAATTGTTACTGCAGCTTCCGAGACTACCATAAAGGGAAAGGGAACAGTTGAAATAATTGAAGTTATGAGCACAGGCTCCAAATCGATCATAGACGTTGAGGCAGATAAAATCGTCGTGGATTCAAATGCGAAAGACGTCACTCTACCAGAAGAACCTGTTACCGGAGGTGGTGGAGGAGCACCTTACGTTTCTCCAAGACTTACCAGTGCATCACTTAATGGGACTGAAGCAGTTATCTCTGGTGATAGTATAAATGTTCCTTTCTCGTTCAACGATGAACATTCTTATACGATATCTGCACAATTCAACAAAGCCGTTAGGATTAAGAGCGTTAGTGTCGATAATTGGGATTTAATTCAGCCAAATGTTGATGTTCCAACTGCTTATAGTAATCCTGTAGAAGCTATTATAGAGCATCCGATCACACTCGATCATTTTGTAAAATTTGGCAACGATGTAACTGTGGTCGTAACAGATGGTACTACCGATCTGGTTTTCAATATCACGTTAAATGTACCAGGATATAATTAA